One region of Eupeodes corollae chromosome 1, idEupCoro1.1, whole genome shotgun sequence genomic DNA includes:
- the LOC129953709 gene encoding uncharacterized protein LOC129953709, protein MISRREKLLIYPWELQRYEKHRHNVVNAKPAIDVKTPLSYAHVTIKLKKVQAERERLERIEKENVRLLQKLGDIMGTKRLKNFWKQSRPDFLNREKLFNVRPKTCKITNKSSGGYQDFDYERFGSYKRCQSCSGRPIQKVQKIPEERIPWQPPKKSWNIRNIEDYNVKKCLHCQKFI, encoded by the exons ATGATATCCAGACGTGAGAAACTACTAATCTATCCATGGGAATTACAGCGATATGAAAAACATAGACATAATGTTGTAAACGCTAAACCAGCTATAGATGTGAAGACACCTCTAAGCTATGCACACGTTACgatcaaacttaaaaaagtacAAGCCGAAAGAGAACGTTTGGaaagaatagaaaaagaaaacgtCCGTTTGCTTCAAAAACTAGGTGATATTATGGGCACGAAACGTCTGaagaatttttggaaacaatcaAGACCTGA TTTCTTGAATcgtgaaaaactttttaacgTAAGACCAAAAACGTGCAAAATAACTAACAAATCATCAGGAGGCTATCAAGACTTTGATTATGAACGATTTGGTTCTTATAAGAGATGTCAAAGCTGTTCTGGAAGACCAATTCAAAAAGTTCAG AAAATTCCCGAAGAACGCATTCCATGGCAACCACCAAAAAAGTCTTGGAACATTAGGAATATTGAAGATTATAATGTTAAGAAATGTCTTCACTgtcaaaaatttatataa